A segment of the Myripristis murdjan chromosome 20, fMyrMur1.1, whole genome shotgun sequence genome:
CGCTGCGCCGCTCGTCTCCGGCTGAGCCGCAGCCCGTCCGGACCCGGAGACAGCAGGAACACGGCCTCGTCACAGCCTCATGTTCCTCCTGGACGAGTCATTTAGCCGGTAATCCGGTTCAGAATCCAGCCGTTCTCTCAGCATCCTAGTGATCTTAGATCATTAAGATGCTGTATAAACCGCCTTCCTTTTCTCCATGCATGTCTTCATTAACCCCTTACCATCCCGGCCCTTTCTCAGGCACACTGTAGTGCGGGGCACGAGGTCTTTAAAAATATACTTTATTTTAGCtagtttcagttatttttttctccttaagtctagtttttatgtttattttgggaggcggggggaggggggttatgttattattcttttatttattcagagtgTATGagggttagaacattatgatgggaGTATATGAAGCCATTCCAACGTTCAACTATGTGTCATGAGAAGTTGCAGCAATATTTATGTTGATACCATCTGTTACACAGAGTTGCTGCAAAATGTCACTATTTTTAATGATTggaaaatttataaaaaaaaatttttaaaaatcctccaaaaccccacattaggacaccaagaccttgaggaacaccacagaaaaattcaggctttgatttggtgtcaaaactttttgacatttgcagattttttttttttttttttttttagttcagtttattttggtcTCAGTTACAATCCATTGGCATTTTCAAAGACTAATAAATTTGTTTGTCAGAGTCTGAAAAGTTGTAGCCAAGGCTTATTGTGCCTACCCTTTTTACATATGTGTTAAGTTACAAACATAACAGTTGCAATATCATAAGATGTCAGGACATATCAGAAAACAATAAGttattcagacacacacacacacacacaaaaagcgaAATCAAAAGATCAGTAAATACATATTATTTTGattatgattataataatgatcTATATTTATCTCTTACCAtggatttatacatttttttttttaatttactgtttgaGCTGCAGAGTTTTAATTCATTGTCCAAATTGTTCCATAAAGATATCCCTTTAACTGATACACATTTGCTTTTGATGGTGGTtcttattttggtgtttttggtgtttAGATTTATGTCAGAACTGCATTTTGATGGGATGGTgagcgttgtgttgtgtaaacGTGTCAGAAAGtgtccctcactgtcagtccagctggagaagcagagctcctctgaacggcctcgctctctagtttgtgtgtgtaaagtctgatgaggctgtgattctcctagaggtcactagaggtcattttctccagccacgtccagtttgacaaaagtctctgcctgcagtgaaatggctgctatgggggccaacatcatcacacaggaatcaaatgtggctcattgaatccacaagagtctcagctttccagtcaaagcaactgatgcagctccaagactgtttaggccccagtctgcacacacacaccattttacaacaggccacaagaacacatgtggactgcaggctttggggcccaaactgcatgggattagcagaaggtgggcgtgtctgcaaaggggagagaacccattttcattcagacacttggttttttttgggggttttttttggctgctggtcagaggaAGACTTTTGAAGGTGTCACTTTGGGTCCTGATCACTTCCCCTCAGAGTTTGGCTTCATTTCCCACCTTTAGGATTCAAAATAATAAAcccaaaaaacaatcaatacatGAATCGGTGTTGAAAATAATCACATCAGTGCAGCTTCAGGCTCCTCTCGGCACCGGCGGACACGTGATCGGCTCGTCGAGGGGGGCGGAGACGCAGCGTTCACTGTCACGCTTTAAAAATACGACCGCTGAGGGTCGTCCTGCAGGCGGGAGCGCGGATCATGTAACTGTGATGTTCAGGGGTCAGATCAGGCCTGGGAAATCAGTCATGCGTCGCCTCCCGCTCTGACCTCTGACAAAAGGCATCGAGCGCAGAGCAACCAGCCCAAAACATCAGCGTTAAACCTGCGGCTGAGGTTTCCTTAATGCACTTGAAGGCATCTCACATGAAGAATGATGCGGCATATTTGCTTCCagttcacacagagagagcaagtCACACTGGGCTGTTGTTACTCTAATTGAataagtgctgtgtgtgtgtgtgtgtgtgtgtgtgtgtgtgtgtgtgtgcactctgttTCCAGGAAAGTCTTCACTGACCATCCAATTTGTGGAAGGACAGTTCGTCGACTCCTACGACCCCACCATAGAGAACagtaagtgcgtgtgtgtgtgtgtgtgtgagagagagagagagagagagagagagagagagagatgcttcaGTCCAACATGATGGACATGACACAGTCTGATCAATTAAATATGTATTGTTGAATTGATCTGTAAATTTTGGCGATGGAAAAACTGTCAGTAATTTCCTGAAATactctgtgcgtgcgtgtgtgtgtgtgtgtgtgtgtctgccagcaTTCACCAAGACGATCACCGTGAACGGACAGGAGTACAACCTGCAGCTGGTGGACACGGCCGGCCAGGTGAGCTCGCTGGCAGGTAACCAATCACAGagcagtgacatcacaggagaGGTGATGTCATCGCTCTGTTTACTGGGCAGGAGACAAATACAGAGGaaaggatgtgttttttttttttttattattattatagaaaCTGTCTCACCTGCACAGGTGGAAGGAACTGATTACATTTCCTCACAACAACTGAggagctttttgtgtactttgtactttttggagtattttttaaaggtaATTTGACTTTCTGCTCgagttttgtccttcagtgCATTTAAAtgcagatccatcacagagagcagctgatcagtgacagactgtggaacctttcacaataaaagctcagtcagcagagatgagacgaggaacctgcttctacttttagtcattttccaaatttcagaataaaagctgcaccatgaaaaactgcaacgaggaccatttagactcaactggcaaaaaaacaaaaaaaaaacaaaacaaaactgtggaaTAATTGAGAACCACGTTGACTCAActtcctcacttcagttgagcgtAATGGCCCTTTAACAGAATGTAGTTTGCAGTGTGTTCTCTGCAGTCAAATGAGTAACAGTACTCCtactatctgtgtgtgtgtgtgtgtgtgtgtgtgtgtgtgtgtgtgtgtgtgtgtgtgttgcaggatgAGTACTCGATCTTCCCTCAGAGTTACACCATAGACGTGGACGGCTACATCCTCCTCTACTCCGTCACCTCCTACAAAAGGTCGGCTCACtccttattttgtttcttttgttctcatacaacaacaacaacaacaacaacaacaacaacaacaacaacaataatacaaaaTAGTCTTTATAATTTATACAGGACCTTCCCAGTTTGAAGTACATTATGACGACAGTAGTCAGTGCAGtgctcactctgtctgtctctctgtctgtctgtctctctctctctctctccctctctctctctctctgtctgtctcgctctctgtctgtctgtctccctccctctctctctctgtctctctctctctctctgtctgtctctctgcagcttCGAGGTTGTCAGGGTGATCCATGAGAAGCTGCTGGACATGGTGGGAAACGTTCAGTACGTACTACATCTCCCATGATGCCGTGCTGGCCTCCGCTCTGCTCAAACCTCTCGGagctgactgtgtttttttcatcctcCATGACGCTCATTTGTTAGAGATGTAAAACCAGTAGAGTTTTGAACACGACTGCAGAGTTTCCACTCCAGTTGGCAAATTTAAGCTCACATGAATATTCAAATGACGTGAACGGCCTCAATTCTTCTTCTTTGCTTTATTTGCCACGTGTGTATTTGCGTCACCTGGAGCAGGCCGTCAGATTTCACTGAAACACaactctctgcctgtctgtctgtctgtctgtctgtctgcctgcctgcctgtctgtctgtctgtctgtctgcctgcctgtctgcctgtctgtctgtctgcctttctgcctgtctgtctgtctgcctgtctgtctctctccagagTGCCGCTCATTTTAGTAGGAAACAAGAAAGACTTGCACATGGAAAGGTATgctactacacacacaaacacacacacacacacacacacacacacacacactgctgcagcacaCCCTTGGCAGCAGTGTCCACCTATCAGAGatttagagtgtgtgtgagtgtgtgtgtgtgtgtgtgtgtgtgtgtgtagagagagagtcTCGTCTCATTAGTGGGAGAAAAGCCTGGTGATCAGTCAGTGATCAGTGAGCCTGGCAGGTCAGACTCCAGCTCTCAGTTAAAGGGACATTCCACCCAAAACGAATGGAGactgatttcctttttttttttttttatgcaacttcatttatttgtaaaaaaaaaaaaacaaaaaaaaactccatccacacatcttctctcttcttttctcttctcaattttctctctccttctcttttctcatcGTCTCATTTGTTCTCTTCccgtttcttttcctttttccatctattcatcttctcctctcctctattctccttttcttttcttcttctcttcgctcctcttcttctcctttcttctcccttattttcttcccctctctattctctcctcctcctcctcctctcctccctgttcTGCAGAGTCATCAGTTTCGAGGAGGGGAAGGTTCTTGCTGAGTCATGGAACGCCGCCTTCCTGGAGTCTTCAGCCAAAGAAAACCAGGtgagcagcaaaacaacagaagaagtTCGTCCAGTAACCACATTCTATATTTTAATCCCTGCCGTGACTCTGGATCtccaaaattcagtttttattattttcaactCACATCTGTTTTCCACacgtgaaaacaaaaaattacgACGATGTGTTCAAGTCCTCCTGAAGGTGTGGTTTAAATCAGGATCAGCACTGAGCGGCGAAAAGGAgccaaatacaaaacaaacaaagaaatgcagcaAAGTCAAGTTTTCCACTgtgaatttaataaataaaaataaataaataaataaataaataaaaataaaaataaaaaaataaaaataaaaataaaaataaaaataaaaaaaataaatcttcagCGGAAATGGAAATATTGGAAATAAACCCATTGtatctttaatatttaatttatttgcacaaaaaccccccccaaaaaaaaacaaaagagccgaacaaaacaacaaaagaaaaaacaaggcaaGTTGTGCAGGTGGGAATTAAcaagagagcgagacagacagacagacagacagacagacagacagatatctctacactgagacagaaatatatatctttaaagaaaatatttaacacaagtcacaaaataaatcaagtaaaTCGAAGTAAATCAGTACAAataatataagaaaaaagaaaagaacctTTGCAAACCCTGTGAgattattgaaaaataaaatacagtggtccctcgtttatcgcgggagttacgttctaaaaataacccacaataggcgaaatccgcaaagtagtcagctttattttttacaattattctagatgttttaaggctgtaaaacccctcactacacactttatacacttttctcagacaggcattaacattttctcacttttctctcttgtttaaactctcaaagttcaaaccttcgtagaaaaataagtccagtattatagaatgagtgcattctgtactgtacaggagacacggcacggaggagattgattgacaatggtctacagtcccttagccaatcaggacgcagaacacaatgcgctgtaaaaaaaaaaaaaaaaaacatgcaaaattgcacacaaaaaaaatccgcgaaactgcgaggccgcgaaaggtgaaccgcgttatagcgagggacaactccTATACCAAAACATATTTATAGACCTTTGACTCTGAACCCTCACAGACTGCATGTATGATGAAGTGAATATCTACAGAACAGAGTATGTATATCGAAAATAGAGGTTTACTCATCAATCGATCATCAATCATCAATCGCTGAGTGCGTTGCCGTGGCAgccgcatcacttcctgtttcctgtgtgcCCAGACGGCGGTGGAGGTGTTCAGGAGGATGATCCTGGAGCTGGAGAAGATGGAGGCCGGCCAGCAGGCGCAGGGCCGGACGTCCTGCTCCCTCATGTAGCTTCCAGAGACCCCGTCCCGTtccgtcccgtcccgtctctGACCCCCCCCACTCCAACCCtcccaagccccgcccactgcggCCGACCGCCTCAACAGGCATGCTGGGAAGTGGACGGCGGTGGCTGGTGATGTGACTCTGCCTGATGGGACGTCCCAACAAAGTGCAGTCACAGTCTGGAGGTTCTGCTGAACCGTcgataaaaaacacaaacctgaaaaatcaaaatcccttcaTGTGCCCTCACACGGGGGCGACTCTGAAACCTGGGAAGGCCGATGAAGATGCAGTcgcttctttgtttgtttgttaggttttttttgtttgtttgtttgtttcattttttgtttggttttgaaaaGCACAGACTCTTCCTCTAAAATCTATTCAAAATAAccttattaaattaaaattaacactttcctttgactttttttaaaaatgtttgtcctTTAATGAAAAcctttttaagtgtttttattagaattagaattagaatttagctatttgttttattattattattattattattattattaaattgacAAGCTACttatctaaaaaaacaaaacaaaaacaaaagcatcttCATgacacagagatttttttttttcattgtgaaagaaataaagggatTTTTGTCCAGAGGGTTCAGAAAAATCTggagctgcaggttttcagaTGGTtttaaacagcacacacacacacacacacacccatccctCACAGAGCGTAGAACCCTGTGATGTTCTTCTGTGATCAGACTGAGCTGGTGGCAGCTGTAACGCCGCAGCGCACCACAGGGGGCGCTGACGAGCAGCTCTGCAGGTTGAGGCTGTTTACTCTCTGAATTGaccacaaacagaaatgtgacACCGTGTCCGTctggggggggcggggcttaacagAGCCTCCCATTGGCTGTCGGACGGCCTGACCTCTGAGCTGCcggcgctaacgttagccgcTAGCGTTAGCTCGGCTAGCTACAGCGAGCCGTCTTCACTGCTAGCGCTACGGCTAAaagcacacacagctgtaaatcAACACcgttgtaaaataaaaactggagAAGCTGATTTTCAGCAGAAATAACGACGCAGAcactttacatttctttttttttcctgtccggtcatggctagctagctaactcacttttcacagcagctaacACCGCACAGCATGGTTTTCTCAAGTGCTAACTAAGCTAGCCATGCTAGTTAGCTGGGAGGCGATCAAACAGAAGTGTCGCACCAAAAAAACAGGAGTTCAGCAAAATGTTTACCTTCAAAATAAGGTGCATGTTGGTAATTTTCGCTAAACTCGGAGTTTTCTGATCTTCTCTGTAATTCCATCTCGGAGTTTCAACCTGACCGGCGTTCCTTCGCCACGAAGGAAGTCGGAGTTTTCCGAGCTCATTGGTCCGTCTGGGAGCGGGTGGCGATGATCGGAGCTTCCCATTGGCTGCCGGGCGGTCCGACTTTCAAGTTGGAACCTCCCTCCAGTAACgttagctgctaacgttagctcagCTAGCTACACCGAGTCATCTTCACTGCTAGCGCTACGGCCGCTCATCAAATTAAaagcacacacagctgtaaagTAAAGGGGGGAGAAGCTGAACGAGTTTTCAAATAGAAATCCAGTCGGACGTCGTCACCTGGTTATTAACGAGCTCACGTTCCCTCTGCACTTTTCCATGTCGGAGGTCGGAGTTATTGCAGctcggaggtcagaggtcagtcaGGACGTCCTCTCATCAGCCGCTGGACGATGTGATGAAttatcaaaatatgacaaaacattCCTCTGAGCTGAACGTGCGTTACTTCATAATAAACATATTTACTGTTACAtcgtcaattaaaaaaatacaccacgTCTGTTTATAGTGTAGTAAGGTAAGGCAGACTGGTTTTATGTCAGATATTAAGGTTTGAAGCTGGacactccccccacccccacccccaacacacacacacacacacacacacacacacacacactctgaccacACCCCTGACCTTGACCCCGCCCCCCTCCGCCCAAAATATTCCTGGAAAAATTGCTctcctttattttaaaaacacttttgtATGAAAAAgagatatttctgtttttattcttgttctCATTAAAGCTGTGTTCTATTGTTTGGCTAAAGAGCTGCTCCGGGAGTctttattgatgatgatgatgatgatgatgatgatagacATGAGCACTGGAATAATAAGTCATGTTGCACTGCACCTTCCTCATccacacagccaatcagcacgaGCGATTTGGTTTGTCTTCCTGATTTAAGACTCAGGAGTCCTGGATGTTGGATTTTCCCCACTGGCACGTGAATGCAGCGTCACGGttagagatgaaaaaaaaaa
Coding sequences within it:
- the rheb gene encoding GTP-binding protein Rheb, which encodes MPQPKSRKIAVLGYRSVGKSSLTIQFVEGQFVDSYDPTIENTFTKTITVNGQEYNLQLVDTAGQDEYSIFPQSYTIDVDGYILLYSVTSYKSFEVVRVIHEKLLDMVGNVQVPLILVGNKKDLHMERVISFEEGKVLAESWNAAFLESSAKENQTAVEVFRRMILELEKMEAGQQAQGRTSCSLM